A stretch of Rhododendron vialii isolate Sample 1 chromosome 4a, ASM3025357v1 DNA encodes these proteins:
- the LOC131324166 gene encoding pentatricopeptide repeat-containing protein At1g63330-like, with protein sequence MAKIVGALIRGVKSENQTKKGTLLLFPTGSFRFIHTHPTSRNPYYPPPETTRQNPQIVQRKHRNSGPNDVQDAEALLNRMTQMRPFPPISQINKALGCITRMGNYVTALSHLDKLQLLGIEVDLYTVSIAINCYCHLNRVDFGFSLLGGLFKRGCTPSVVTFSTLINGLIIEDRTAEAAELFKKLVRSRDIEPNVVMYGTIINGLCKTGNTIMAIRLLRIMEKASCKPDTVVYSTIIDSLCKDGMVDDALRLLLEMKDRGILADISTYNSLINGLCNFGKWMEAKRMLREMLNAGIYPNVHTFTMLVDAHSKEGKAKEAEEVLEVMIERGVDPDVVTYSSLMDGYCLQGQMDEAMRLFNKMVERGVQPNIVSYNILINGYCKKMKMDEATQLFREMPQRGLKPTVETFNTVLQGLFQVGRCASAHRLFDEMQVSGIIPSTHTFGILLDGLCKNGNIAMALALFHTMDSNRLDIDVVKYNILIDALCKDKKMDHARDLFNKLSSKGLRPDVKTYTMMIHGLCRAGILDEAKECFVLMEQNGCFPNGGTYNVIIRGFLASQKYSEALVLLKEMVAKGFSADASTVSCIVNLMSKKGQYLALQELRKWFMSHDRHGVQEIE encoded by the exons atggcaAAGATTGTTGGTGCTTTAATCAGAGGcgtgaaatctgaaaatcaaacaaagaaag GtactcttcttctctttcctaCTGGGAGCTTTCGTTTCATTCACACTCACCCAACATCTAGAAACCCTTATTATCCTCCTCCTGAAACAACCCGACAAAATCCCCAAATAGTGCAGAGAAAACACCGAAATTCAGGGCCCAATGATGTTCAAGACGCTGAGGCGTTGCTCAATCGGATGACCCAAATGCGACCTTTCCCACCCATTTCCCAAATCAATAAAGCCTTGGGTTGCATTACGAGAATGGGCAATTACGTTACGGCTCTTTCTCATTTGGACAAGTTGCAGTTACTGGGCATTGAGGTAGATCTATACACCGTGAGTATTGCAATTAACTGCTACTGCCACCTAAATCGAGTCGATTTTGGTTTCTCGCTTTTAGGGGGTCTCTTCAAACGCGGTTGTACACCTAGTGTTGTTACCTTCAGCACTCTCATAAATGGACTTATTATCGAAGATAGAACTGCTGAGGCCGCGGAGTTATTTAAGAAATTAGTGAGGAGCAGAGATATTGAGCCCAACGTGGTTATGTACGGAACAATTATTAATGGGCTTTGCAAAACGGGCAACACTATCATGGCTATTAGATTGCTCAGGATAATGGAAAAGGCAAGTTGTAAACCTGACACTGTAGTGTATTCCACAATCATTGACAGTCTTTGCAAGGATGGAATGGTCGATGATGCTTTGAGGCTCCTTTTAGAAATGAAGGACAGAGGTATTCTTGCAGACATTTCTACGTATAACTCTTTGATTAATGGCCTTTGTAATTTTGGCAAGTGGATGGAGGCTAAAAGAATGTTGAGAGAGATGTTGAATGCTGGCATTTATCCAAATGTCCATACATTTACTATGTTGGTGGATGCACATTCCAAGGAAGGGAAGGCGAAGGAAGCAGAGGAGGTACTTGAAGTGATGATTGAAAGAGGTGTAGACCCTGATGTTGTCACATACAGTAGTTTAATGGATGGATATTGTTTGCAAGGCCAAATGGATGAAGCAATGAGACTGTTCAATAAAATGGTGGAGAGGGGGGTTCAGCCTAACATTGTTTCTTATAATATTTTGATCAACGGATATTGCAAGAAGATGAAAATGGACGAGGCTACGCAGCTCTTTAGAGAAATGCCTCAAAGGGGGTTGAAGCCTACTGTTGAAACTTTTAACACTGTGCTACAAGGCTTGTTTCAGGTTGGTAGATGTGCTTCCGCTCACAGACTTTTTGATGAAATGCAAGTTTCAGGCATAATTCCAAGTACTCATACCTTTGGTATCTTGCTGGATGGCCTTTGCAAAAATGGTAATATTGCTATGGCGTTGGCCTTGTTTCACACTATGGATAGCAACAGGTTAGATATTGATGTTGTTAAGTACAATATCCTCATTGATGCATTATGCAAGGATAAAAAGATGGACCATGCAAGGGATCTATTCAATAAACTTTCTTCCAAGGGATTACGTCCTGATGTCAAGACGTACACTATGATGATACATGGTTTATGTAGAGCAGGAATATTGGATGAAGCTAAAGAGTGTTTTGTGCTAATGGAACAAAATGGTTGCTTTCCAAATGGTGGCACTTACAATGTTATTATTCGAGGATTTCTTGCAAGCCAAAAGTATTCTGAGGCCTTGGTACTCCTCAAGGAAATGGTTGCAAAGGGTTTTTCAGCTGATGCATCTACAGTTTCCTGTATTGTGAATCTAATGTCTAAAAAAGGACAATACCTTGCTCTCCAGGAACTGAGAAAGTGGTTTATGTCACACGATAGACACGGCGTGCAAGAGATTGAATAA
- the LOC131324168 gene encoding pentatricopeptide repeat-containing protein At5g16640, mitochondrial-like, with amino-acid sequence MLNVGIYPYVYTFTVLVDALSKEGKANKADEVLEVMIERRLDPDVVTYNSLMDGYCLQGQMDEAMGVFNKMVERGVQPNIFCYNILINGYCKKMKIDEAMHLFREIPQRGLKPTVDTFNTMLQGLFRFGRCAAAHKLFDEMQVAGINPCTQTFGILQGGLCKNGSISVALSLFQTMESNGLNIDVVKYNILIDAIMQG; translated from the coding sequence ATGTTGAATGTTGGCATTTATCCATATGTTTACACATTCACTGTGCTGGTGGATGCACTTTCCAAGGAAGGGAAGGCAAATAAAGCAGATGAGGTACTTGAAGTCATGATAGAAAGACGTTTGGATCCTGATGTAGTCACATACAATAGTTTAATGGATGGATATTGTTTGCAAGGCCAAATGGATGAAGCAATGGGAGTGTTCAATAAAATGGTGGAGAGGGGGGTTCAGCCTAACATTTTTTGCTATAATATTTTGATTAACGGATATTGCAAGAAGATGAAAATAGACGAGGCTATGCATCTCTTTAGAGAAATACCTCAAAGGGGGTTGAAGCCTACTGTGGATACTTTTAACACTATGTTACAAGGCTTGTTTCGGTTTGGTAGATGTGCAGCCGCTCACAAACTTTTTGATGAAATGCAAGTTGCAGGCATAAATCCATGTACTCAAACCTTTGGTATCTTGCAGGGGGGCCTTTGCAAAAATGGTAGTATTTCTGTGGCATTGTCCTTGTTTCAAACTATGGAAAGCAACGGGTTAAATATTGATGTTGTCAAGTACAATATCCTCATTGATGCCATTATGCAAGGATAA
- the LOC131324167 gene encoding pentatricopeptide repeat-containing protein At1g63330-like: MAKIVGAFIRGLKSESNTKKSTLLLFPTGSFRLIQTHSKSKSPNSPPPGTTEENHLVVPRKHRNLGPNDVQNAEEFLNRMTQMRRFPPILQINKALGSIAKLGNYITAISHFEELQFLGVQVDLYTLNIATNCYCHLNRSDYGFSLLGGLFKRGYTPDVVTFNTLINGLIIEDRTAEAVELFKKLVRNRDIEPNVAMYGAIINGLCKIGNTITSIRLLRIMDKASCKPDTVLYSTIIDSLCKDGMVDDAVRLLLEMKDRGILANVFTYNSLIHGLCNFGKWKEAKRMLREMLNGGIYPDVRTFSMLVDAHSKEGKAKEAEEVLEVMIERGVDPDVVTYSSLIDGYCLQGQMDEAMRVFNKMVERGVQPNNFAYTILINGYCKKMKIDEAMQLFREMPQRGLKPDVQTFSTMLQGLFRIGRCAAAHRLFDEMQAAGIIPSTLTFGILLDGLCKNGNIALALSLFKTMEGNGLDIDVVMYNILIDALCKAKKMDHARDLFNKLSSQGLHPDVRTYSIMIGGFCYKGLLNEAKEFFVEMEQKGYFPNGCTYNVIIRGFLARKKSSEALVLLKEMVAKGFSADASTVSCIVNLRSTEGQDPALQEMIKWVISKD; the protein is encoded by the coding sequence atggcaAAGATTGTTGGTGCTTTTATCAGAGGCCTGAAATCTGAAAGTAACACAAAGAAAAGtactcttcttctctttcctaCTGGGAGCTTTCGTTTGATTCAGACTCACTCTAAATCTAAAAGCCCTAATTCTCCTCCTCCTGGAACAACTGAAGAAAATCACCTAGTCGTTCCGAGAAAACACCGAAATTTGGGGCCCAATGATGTTCAAAATGCTGAGGAGTTCCTCAATCGGATGACCCAAATGAGACGATTTCCACCCATTTTGCAAATCAATAAAGCCTTAGGGAGCATTGCGAAATTGGGTAATTACATCACGGCTATTTCTCATTTCGAAGAGTTGCAGTTTCTAGGCGTTCAGGTAGATTTGTACACCCTGAACATTGCAACTAACTGCTACTGCCACCTCAATCGATCTGATTATGGTTTCTCGCTTTTAGGCGGCCTCTTCAAACGTGGTTATACACCTGATGTTGTTACCTTCAACACTCTCATAAATGGACTTATTATCGAAGATAGAACTGCTGAGGCTGTTGAGTTATTTAAGAAATTAGTGAGGAACAGAGATATTGAGCCCAACGTGGCTATGTATGGAGCGATTATTAATGGGCTTTGCAAAATAGGCAACACTATCACGTCTATTAGATTGCTCAGGATAATGGATAAGGCAAGTTGTAAACCTGACACTGTATTGTATTCCACGATCATTGACAGTCTTTGCAAGGATGGAATGGTTGACGATGCTGTGAGGCTCCTTTTAGAAATGAAGGACAGAGGTATTCTTGCAAACGTTTTTACGTATAACTCTTTGATTCATGGCCTTTGTAATTTTGGCAAGTGGAAGGAGGCTAAAAGAATGTTGAGAGAGATGTTGAATGGTGGCATTTATCCAGATGTCCGTACATTTAGTATGTTGGTGGATGCACATTCCAAGGAAGGGAAGGCGAAGGAAGCAGAGGAGGTACTTGAAGTGATGATTGAAAGAGGTGTGGACCCTGATGTTGTCACATACAGTAGTTTAATAGATGGATATTGTTTGCAAGGCCAAATGGATGAAGCAATGAGAGTGTTCAATAAAATGGTGGAGAGGGGGGTTCAGCCTAACAATTTTGCCTATACTATTTTGATCAACGGATATTGCAAGAAGATGAAAATAGACGAGGCTATGCAGCTCTTTAGAGAAATGCCTCAAAGGGGGTTGAAACCTGATGTTCAAACTTTCAGTACTATGTTACAGGGTTTGTTTCGAATTGGTAGATGTGCAGCAGCTCACAGACTTTTTGATGAGATGCAAGCTGCAGGCATAATTCCAAGTACTCTAACCTTTGGTATCTTGCTGGATGGGCTTTGCAAAAATGGTAATATTGCTCTGGCATTGTCCTTGTTTAAAACAATGGAAGGGAACGGGTTAGATATTGATGTCGTTATGTACAATATCCTCATTGATGCATTATGCAAGGCTAAAAAGATGGACCATGCAAGGGATCTTTTCAATAAACTTTCTTCCCAGGGATTACATCCTGATGTCAGGACATACAGTATCATGATTGGAGGTTTTTGTTATAAAGGACTATTGAACGAAGCTAAAGAGTTTTTTGTGGAAATGGAACAAAAGGGTTACTTTCCAAATGGTTGCACTTACAATGTTATTATCCGAGGATTTCTTGCGAGGAAGAAGTCCTCTGAGGCCTTGGTACTCCTCAAGGAAATGGTTGCAAAGGGGTTTTCAGCAGATGCATCTACAGTTTCTTGTATTGTGAATCTAAGGTCAACTGAAGGACAAGATCCTGCTCTCCAAGAAATGATAAAGTGGGTCATATCAAAGGATTGA
- the LOC131324172 gene encoding ureidoglycolate hydrolase, translated as MKTVMALRFSLLVLSPVFLLCCCHGIKAHQDGEDPTTIKTMQDFSGYPIQEPHFPNSLSLLSVDTLSLQKQIDELSAFSDTPAPSVTRILYSEKDVLARSFIKNLMGFAGLSVREDAVGNIFGRWDGYEPELAAVSTGSHIDAIPYSGKYDGVVGVLGAIEAINVLQRSGFKPKRSLEVIMFTSEEPTRFGIGCLGSRLMAGSEALEKALKKTVDSKNISFLDAARSAGYAKGEEDLSSVFLKKGIYSAFVELHIEQGPILEEEGISIGIVTAIAAPASIKVDFEGNGGHAGAVLMPNRNDAGLAAAELALAVEKHVLDSGSIDTVGTVGILELHPGAINSIPSKSHLEIDTRDIDEDRRNTVIEKIHHSALAIAQKRDVKLSEFKIVNQDPPALSHDSIIKAMEASSQELKLAHKLMISRAYHDSLFMARISPMGMIFIPCYKGYSHKPEEFSSNEDIANGVKVLALTLAKLSLY; from the exons ATGAAAACAGTTATGGCTCTGAGATTCTCTCTCCTCGTTCTCTCTCCTGTATTTCTGCTCTGTTGCTGCCATGGAATCAAAGCGCACCAAGATGGAGAAGACCCAACAACGATCAAGACTATGCAAGATTTCTCTGGGTACCCAATTCAGGAACCCCATTTCCCTAACTCTTTATCCTTGCTATCAGTGGACACCCTAAGCTTACAGAAACAG ATTGATGAGCTGTCAGCATTCTCGGATACACCTGCACCGTCAGTTACAAGGATCCTGTACAGTGAGAAGGACGTATTAGCTAGGAG TTTTATCAAAAACTTAATGGGGTTTGCTGGTCTCTCTGTTAGAGAGGATGCTGTCGGCAACATATTTGGTCGGTG GGATGGCTATGAACCAGAGCTAGCTGCAGTTTCAACAGGTTCTCATATTGATGCAATTCCTTACTCTGGGAAGTATGATGGAGTTGTTGGTGTTTTGGGTGCCATTGAAGCCATTAATGTACTGCAAAG GTCCGGTTTTAAGCCAAAGAGGTCCTTGGAAGTGATCATGTTCACCTCAGAAGAGCCTACACGTTTTGGGATCGGCTGCTTGGGAAG CCGTTTAATGGCAGGGAGCGAGGCACTTGAGAAAGCTCTCAAGAAAACAGTTGACAGTAAAAATATATCTTTTCTTGATGCTGCAAGATCTGCTGGCTATGCAAAAGGTGAAGAGGACTTATCCAGTGTTTTTCTAAAGAAAGGAATTTACTCCGCTTTTGTGGAGTTGCATATAGAGCAAGGTCCTATTCTTGAGGAAGAAG GTATTTCTATTGGTATTGTGACTGCAATAGCTGCTCCTGCAAGCATCAAAGTGGATTTTGAAGGCAACGGTGGCCATGCAGGCGCTGTGCTGATGCCAAATAG AAATGATGCAGGTCTTGCTGCTGCAGAATTAGCACTAGCTGTGGAGAAACATGTGTTGGACTCCGGGTCCATTGATACCGTTGGTACAGTTG GTATCCTTGAGCTGCATCCTGGAGCAATCAACAGCATCCCAAGCAAGTCGCACCTGGAAATAG ATACACGAGACATTGATGAAGACCGAAGAAATACTGTGATTGAGAAAATACATCATTCTGCTTTAGCCATAGCCCAAAAACGGGATGTCAAGCTCTCAGAATTCAAAATTGTCAATCAGGATCCACCAGCCCTTTCTCATGACTCGATTATTAAGGCAATGGAAGCATCATCGCAAGAGCTAAAGTTGGCTCATAAGTTGATGATAAGCAGAGCTTACCATGATTCCCTATTCATGGCCAG AATATCTCCAATGGGAATGATATTCATTCCATGTTACAAAg GATACAGCCACAAGCCTGAGGAATTTTCCTCCAATGAGGATATAGCAAACGGAGTCAAGGTTTTAGCATTAACACTCGCCAAATTATCCCTGTACTGA